In Paracoccus sp. TOH, a single window of DNA contains:
- a CDS encoding DNA topoisomerase IB has protein sequence MPEDSPIAHAQDAAETAGLIHAGDDAPGISRRRCGTGFSYRDARGRTIRDAAVRRRIRALAIPPAWSEVWICADPRGHVQATGRDARGRKQYLYHPRFRAFRDRAKFDHLLEFAACLPKIRARVDVDMARPGMPPDKVLATVVHLLETTMIRVGNASYARENRSHGLTTLQNRHARIDGGKVRFRFRGKGGKTWDLGIRDRRVARIVRKMQDLPGQPLFQYLDEAGECRRITSGEVNDYLRGIAGREVTAKDFRTWTGTVLAAEALARCDPFESEAEAKRNLREAIANVAARLGNTPAICRRCYVHPQIIEAYLAGGLKLRLGKDGTARDTGLGPEERQVLRLLRKAAQPSGG, from the coding sequence ATGCCCGAGGATTCGCCCATCGCCCACGCCCAGGACGCCGCGGAAACCGCGGGGCTGATCCATGCCGGCGACGATGCGCCCGGAATCTCCCGCCGGCGCTGCGGCACCGGGTTTTCCTATCGCGACGCGCGGGGCCGGACGATCCGCGACGCCGCCGTGCGGCGCCGCATCCGGGCGCTGGCGATCCCGCCTGCCTGGTCCGAGGTCTGGATCTGCGCCGATCCGCGCGGCCATGTGCAGGCCACCGGGCGCGATGCGCGCGGCCGCAAGCAATATCTTTATCACCCGCGCTTCCGCGCCTTCCGCGACCGTGCCAAGTTCGATCACCTGCTGGAGTTTGCCGCCTGCCTGCCGAAGATCCGCGCCCGCGTCGATGTCGACATGGCGCGGCCCGGGATGCCGCCCGACAAGGTTCTGGCGACCGTCGTGCATCTGCTTGAAACCACGATGATCCGGGTCGGCAATGCCAGCTACGCGCGCGAGAACCGTTCGCACGGGCTGACCACGCTGCAGAACCGCCATGCCCGGATCGACGGCGGCAAGGTCCGCTTCCGTTTCCGGGGCAAGGGGGGCAAGACCTGGGATCTGGGCATCCGCGACCGCCGCGTCGCCCGCATCGTGCGCAAGATGCAGGATCTGCCGGGCCAGCCGCTGTTCCAGTATCTCGACGAGGCGGGCGAATGCCGCAGGATCACCTCGGGCGAGGTGAACGACTACCTGCGCGGCATCGCCGGGCGCGAGGTGACGGCCAAGGATTTCCGCACCTGGACCGGAACGGTCCTGGCCGCCGAGGCGCTGGCACGCTGCGATCCCTTCGAGAGCGAGGCCGAGGCCAAACGCAACCTGCGCGAGGCCATCGCCAACGTCGCCGCCCGGCTGGGCAACACCCCGGCCATCTGCCGCAGATGCTATGTCCACCCGCAGATCATCGAGGCCTATCTGGCGGGCGGGCTGAAGCTCCGGCTGGGCAAGGACGGCACCGCCCGCGATACCGGGCTCGGCCCCGAGGAGCGTCAGGTCCTGCGCCTGCTGCGCAAGGCCGCCCAGCCGTCCGGGGGCTGA